AGGGTCTATTATATCTACAGTCAAAATATAATCTGCTATGTTTtgctatattttacttttttacttatcATTCTTAATAGCATGTAGATATTTCTATAATGCTAATTATATTGGACAACATATTTGTCCAAAactacttaaagcagcactaggtaggatttccttgattttagaTCTTTTTaaggaagtaaaattacagcttgaaactcactgcagcgctgcattgaggtgtaataggaggaatagcggtgctctcgtgtctgtgccggagctcctctgagctcaaaccagactctgtaagttttccgaggcggccgcgaccaacgctcgtgagaactgcgacctgctttccgacctttagttctaacagttctacaaggactactggttcattctttacaaactaacatacagacactccgGCAGAAGCTGGAAAGTGATCGAATacgtctgtaaaagccagaaaacgagaaagagaaactaatccgcctgaaacatttattacactctacaactgtagggggagcccacgagcacaaaatctcctTCCTAGTGGACCTTTAAAATGGCTTTGAATTCAATTGCGTGATTTCACCTATGTACAGAATAGTAACTTATTAAAAATAGGTGCAAACAAAACTCATGTGTAGCTGAAGTATTTAGGTTGCCTGTGTAAAGTATTGTTATGTTCTCAAATACATAAAAACGTAATAATTTTTGAAAAAACAACAAGTATAAGCTGATAAAAGTTTTTAGAATGGTAGATATATGTGTACCTTAAAGAAGAATCCGCAGCACATCTTCTGATCATCATCCATATTCTCTCCTGCAGTCGGCCCCTCCCTGCTCTCTTCCAGCTCCTGTCCATCGAGAGGTTTGAGAACAGACAATGGCACCTCAATCAAGTTCTTGTTGCTCTGACTGATTAAGTCAATCGGTTTCTCGGTGGGCGTGACTATGACCGTTTCTTTTACAGCTTGCGACAACACCTCTGCGACACTGGATTCCAATGGTGGCTTAATTTCAGTTTCTGCTCTTTGCTCTTCATCTTTTTCTCCATTTTCCCTCATGGTGTTTTGTTCGTCCTTTACCTCCTCTGACCCCATGGCTGTTAAATCATCTTCAGCGAATGTTTCCGTGTCTTCCTTTTGAGTGTCTTTGGTTGGTGATAAAAGATCACCTGAGGAACACTCTGTGGCTTGCATAATGTCCGTGGCTTCGATGCCCAGTGCCGAGATTTTGTTTTCCCCAAGGTAAGCAAAGGAGCTTGACACAGACTGAGATGGGGAAAACCTACGCAAGCGAGGTATACTGTCTACAGACTGGGGAACGGTGAGGACTCTGTTAAATGGGGTGATTTTAAGCTCGCTGGGCCTGGGTGTCCGTGGTGTTTTGGAGTGAAAGGAAGCCGACTTCCTCTTGAGGTTGGTTGGGGAGCGATGTGTGGCGCGAGGGGAGTCGGCAGGCGAAGGGGAACCAGAGGAGCGCGCCCCGCTCCCTCGCAGGTCATGCATCTGCTTCTTGGGGGAAGGCTGTGGTGGAGACACAACCCAGGCCTGCTGCTCCCGCATCTGCATGATGACCTCCTGCTGCTGGGCTAGTCGCTGCATCTCCGTCTGCAAGAAGCTCAACGAAGCGTTCAGTTTCTCAATGGAGCGCGTGTACTCCAGCAGGTCTGCCTCGGATGCACTCTCTTCACCAGGGGTCTTGACTGGAGACTTCAAGGGCTGTGTGATATCCACTGGTGTGGATGAAGTGTCCTCCTGGGCTGGAAAGGAGCCATCACTTCTCTTCTTGACTACTGTGAGGAAAGCGCTGCGCCCCATCTTCTGCCGGTGGCGAGTAAAAGCAGCTTCTACTTTCTTCTTCTGGGCTTCGATGGCACGCCGCTTCTCCTCCAGTCGCATGCGCAGCTGCACCATTTCTGCTGCCATGGCTTGAGCTGGATCTTTTGGTGGCTGGCGTGCAGGGCTAACCTCTGGTGAAGGTGCCCAAGATACTGAGTGCGGAATGTTGAGGTCTGAACTGTCTGGTGTGGTGACCTGGGAGCTGCCTCTGGCCTCCACATTTGGATTGAGCTTCTTTAGCTTCTGCTCAGCAAAGCTGGTCATCTTAACCCCAGGTGTAGGTGTCCCTACTGTGGGGGACTTGGTGCCGACACTGCTCGGGCACGGGCTGGTGGAGTCTTGGCTACGACAAGCTCTGGCCTCAAAGTCCAGATCCGTGTCTAAATCCATGCTCATTGTGCAGTCCCTCAGGGACGAGTCCTCGTCCAGTGTCTCCTGAATGTCTTCTGTTCTCACATGGATGCCAGTGTCCACCTCGGTGGTCGATGTGCTCAAACATTCTTTTGTCTCAGAAACAGAGTCTAAGTCTTTTCCTTCTTCTTGAGTTTTAGAGGTCAGCTCTCCTTTGCTCTGCAGATGAAGGAAGAATCCTCCACTTTCTGCCTCGGTCTCGGATTTCTTCTGTTGCTTCTCGGAGTTGTGGATGATTTCCAGAGCCTCTTCAATGCTTGGAGGTGTTGTGCCGTTCACATGGCCGTGCTGTGCTCCCGCAAGGCTGTCTGGACAGCCCTCCTCCTCGATGCCTATATTCTGGCAGTCGACTGGTTGGAAGGACAGGTTTCGCTTCATTCCCTTGGCTAATTTAAACCCAAAGCCCTCTGTGCTCACAGACCTGGTCATTCCCCGGGTGACAGGGGCAGGGGTATGGCTAGTGTCCTCTTTATCAAATGGGATGTCAAAGGACACTCCCTGAGCAGCTGACCTACATACAGAACAGACACCAGGTGTAGTTAGCTCATGATTCTAacatttttcttatatttaatgcataaaaattgaataaaaaagtgTCCTAAACCTTCTCAAACTCACCGTTTCTCCTTTGGCCAAGTACCCATAAAGCTGTCCACAAACGACATGGAAGTTGATCGCTTGATTTCACCTGGGCAGCAGGTAAAGAAGGTTCAGTGCATACTATTAATATATAGgttatagaaaatgtaaaaaaaaaaacctaaaacttaaatatagtaaatatggaaggaaggaaggaattaAGGAAGGATGGAGGTAAGGAGGAAAAAAGGAACAATAGGAGGATGTAAGAATGGACCaaaggaaagaaggaagaaagTAAGCAAGAACcaaatgaaagaaagaagaaggaaggaaggacaGAAGGAAGTAGATAAGAAAGGACAGACCaaaggaaagaaggaagaaagtaaaaaagtacaaaaaggaaggaaggaaggaagtatGCAAGAAAAGACGCAAAAAGGGAAGAGGGAATTaagaaagcaaaagaaaagaaggaagaaTGTAAGGAAGGACAGAAGGAGGAGGATAAGAAAGGAATGAGAGAAGGGAATAATTAATGATGGAAGCAAGGAACTAAGAAAGAAAGTAAGGACAGAAAGAAGGAATTAAGAAGGGAAGAACAAATTAAGGAACAAAGGAACAATAGAAAGAAGGAAGAAAGGACCaaaggaaagaaggaagaaagTAAGGAAGGACTGACGGAGGTAAGGAAGGATGGAAGCAAGGAACTAAGGAAGTAGGGATGGAAAAAAAAGGAAGCAAGGAAAGAAGGAGGAAGGAATTAAGAAAGTAACAAAGTAcagaagtaagtaagtaagaaagCAAGGACGAAAGGatagaaagaaggaaggaagtaTAGAAGGAAAGAagcaaaaaaggaagaaaaataagaaaacaaaagaaacaaaggaaGAAGGTAAGGAAGGGCAGAAGGAAGTGGATAAGAAAGGATGGAGAGAAGAGAGTAATTAATGATGGAAGCAAGGaactaagaaagaaagaaagattagAAAAAAAGGAAGCAAGAAAGGAAGAAGGAATTAAGGAACAATACAGAGAAGGAAGGACCAAAGGAAAGGAGGAAGTAAGTAAGGATTAAAGCAAGGAGCTAAGAATGTAGGGACAGAAAAGAAAGCAAGGACAGAAGGAAGTATGGAAGGACAGAAGAAGGAATTAAGGAAAAAGTAACAAATTAAAGAAGGAAGTAAGGAAGGAAGCAAGGATGAAAGGAAGGATGAAAGGAATGTTTTTGTCAGCTTACCTGAGTTTGATGTCCGAGGCTGTGGTCGCAGTGGCAGACTAAATCACAGGAGCACAGTTTAGTAAGAAAGCGAAGCATATTTCAGCATAACACAGGTATCACCAATAAGAAAGACAACATGCTCCTCAAATGAACATAACTGTGCGATTACAAATTTTAAAGACttactaaatattattaaaagaaaCATTATAAAATTTGCAGGATTTCCCGATTATTATACCTTGGTCTGTCTGGACTGGGAGGTCTTTCCATGAAGCTTCTCTTTGTGACTTTTGAAATGGGTACAGATGGCACGTTCTTCAGAGATGGAGCTGGTGCTGGAGAACACAGGGATAAAGATCAGTCCATGTATACAACATACCTCtgcttaaaatcattaattacgCACTTTAACATACTAATCTTACTGCTTTATTAGCTTACCTTCAGGGGCCAAAACCTGAGGCTGCACAAAACATGGCTTCACCACTTCAAACCACCAGAAAAGCTCCGCCATAAATACAAGGTAGTTATTCTGttgaagaaaataaagagaaagacacAAGAGATGAGTGTATCATGAAACAGAAAGCAGTTAAAGAATTTGTGTGTGCATTCCTTTCCTTCCACAAGGTGTCTCTGTAGACCTCAATAAAGTTTCAAGAAAGGCATGTTGAGTCCCATTAACTTCATATATTTCAGTTACACTTATAGAGTATCCTTGATGACTAGTAATGAGTTAGAAAGGGGAGAACACTCATTTGCACAGAGCAGGGATAATCCAGCACATTATATCAAATTTACACACgccagcatgcacacacacacacacacacactgactcacaaaTAATTGCCAGGTATGCACTGACAGAGGCTATTATATGTATCCTTGAATACCCAGAGGTTTGCGGATACAGTGAAAAATGCTTCAGTCATGCAAAGTGGCTCTGTATGTAAAATTCACTTGTCAGcaaaattttctctctctctctcacacacacacacttgtttagGAGCACAGGCAATTAGTCGAGAACACTCCCAAAAGGTGTTGCCTGACTTCCTTTGTTGTTCCAGGTTAGTCTGACACTTTCAAGACTGCCTGCGCTCCTCTGAATCTTTAAAAGCAGTTCCTTACTGTCTTTAAACCATCACAGATATACATGCACTTCTAAAGCACAATGctactaataaaatatataacaacaaATAACATCCTCTGATATGGGATTGTGGTGCAAAGCAGATTTCCAATATCTTCATTAACAAATCTCTCAAAGGATCTAAAGTACataaatgtttagaaaatgtAGAAACTGGGACTAAATCTACATGGATTAGCATCAGAGAAAAATATAATTAGGAAGGAATAGATATGGGAATTGTGAGCAGATGCCACAAACTATTTTTAGTATAACGCAGATACTGATGTTGGTgatgtttaaatatatacaggtctggaagctctgttttttttttttttagcaaattaaaaaccttgaaatataatcaagagaaagatgatcacaagccttgaaaccaagctgaactgcttgaatttttcaccagaagtggcataaagctatccaaaggccaagatgcaaaaaaaatgtgattaaaaactagggttattccaccaaatattaatttctgatgaaaataaacttgttttctttgcattttttgaggtcttaaagctctgcgtCTATTTTGTCATTACAGCCATTTAtggcacataaatgctctaaatgacaatatttttattggaaatttgggaaaaatgttgtctgtagttcatagagcaaaacaacaatgtttattttactcaaacgtatacctaaaaatagcaaaatcagagaaactgatctagATCCGGTATGTTACCGTACACTACATGAAAGTTTTCTTAGAGAGCCTTAATTAGGCCTAGTCTATGACTACAAatcattttgaatagagattttccactgaaaggaaaGTAAATCCTAGGACTAGGGTTAATCCCTGTCTGTGAAACCAAACCATATACTATGGTGTTGATAGAGATGTGCACTCTCTGGAGTAGATAAACATGATAAACCTATTGGCATCGTGCCTAATGCCAATGCAAGGGCTAAAAAGAGATATCAGCATTAagttgtggagcagtgaaactgtcttctctgtaatgatggtgctccatccagtacttttgggatgagttggaaagtTTGAGATAAAGTGATATCATTATAACTCCTggcactaaatgcaatcaaatcctcacagcaatgcctcAAAACTAGAAGAAAATCTAAAGTggacagaagagacagttactccaacaaaaaagaggtaaacctttttttaaatatccctGATACTTTTGTCTCCAAAACGGCAAGTTTACAGGAGAAGTGAAACatgtttatctttaaattaaaGACAGTTTAAGTTTCTAATGCTGTAACATGAATCTAAACATTCTAGTCTTCTGGAATTCTGTAAATACTTCcttaaatattgattaaaaatatCAGtcaaatctaactctaaactctaatgcagatcatttttaaaaagcacTTCTCAGACAATATGGATGCAACATTATTATGGTTCAGGTTTTAGCTTAAAACAATATCAATGAGATATCAATGTCTATTCCtcacatacaaataaacataaaaaaatagtgcCCAATAATTAGAAGCTTCAAAAtccaaatatcaaatataaaaaaaaaacatgaataactATCGTGGATACACATCACCACTGCACACAATCAAAAGGCACCACTAAACCAAGTTACAAATTACTATTTACTGTAGCCTTTGAGAAAAAATAGCCTCAAGAACAATTTTTTGGAGCCCTGCAATGAAAGGCATTTATGGGGTCTTACCATGCGTGGCCAGTGTCTGACAGAGCGAGAGTGTGAGCATGTTCAAACACAGATGGTGTTTGGCAGCACTGCCCTCTCCCCCATCTGTTAGCTACCTATAGACCCTGCGTATGAGCTACGAGCACGCCGGACTAATAAAATGCACCATGATCAAAAGAGCTTCTAACATTAGCCATTTTTAAGCTGACTTTCAATATGATGTAAAATCATTTCAGAGCCAAAAATCAGCAGGAGCTCTGGCATTTTAAGAAGCTGAATGACCTGCCCATACTTCTGTCACACAGGAGCCATTTAGGCAAGCTGCTAATCCTGTTAGCAAGTAATAATCAGCTGTCTCTTGGCTGCCTTACAACTTACAAGACGCTCTAATGCCATTACTTTGACAGTCAGTTTGACAgtaacagtatttaaaaaaaagaaaatgctgggGGCTCTCGAGTGGGACAGTTGTCCAGGGATCACGAGTCTGATCCCTTGCGAAGCCATGGCTAAAAGTTTTCTCCCACCATTATTGGTGTCGGGTAGCAA
The DNA window shown above is from Astyanax mexicanus isolate ESR-SI-001 chromosome 16, AstMex3_surface, whole genome shotgun sequence and carries:
- the camsap2a gene encoding calmodulin-regulated spectrin-associated protein 2a isoform X3, with product MGDLTEAKDCKKTFIVPAIKSFDHYDFNKAKIRASLTWLVAKAFGTESVPDDLKDPFYTDQYDQEHLKPPVAALLLSAELYCRAGSLILKSDAAKPLLGHDAVIQALAQKGLYVTDQERLVTERDLCKRPIQMSAHLAMIDTLMMAYTVETVSVEKVVVCMQQYSTDYAEGDVPYDTEDAVTSWMNKVNEYLKEIIMQEQRRTEAQNAEPVENPKSPTKWYMKLVPARYRKEQVLPKTVPWIPPVDNLLKDSTDGCGLAALLHFYCPDIVKLEDICLKENMSLADSLYNLQLIQDFCREHLNRCCHFSLEDMLYASSSIKNNYLVFMAELFWWFEVVKPCFVQPQVLAPEAPAPSLKNVPSVPISKVTKRSFMERPPSPDRPSLPLRPQPRTSNSGEIKRSTSMSFVDSFMGTWPKEKRSAAQGVSFDIPFDKEDTSHTPAPVTRGMTRSVSTEGFGFKLAKGMKRNLSFQPVDCQNIGIEEEGCPDSLAGAQHGHVNGTTPPSIEEALEIIHNSEKQQKKSETEAESGGFFLHLQSKGELTSKTQEEGKDLDSVSETKECLSTSTTEVDTGIHVRTEDIQETLDEDSSLRDCTMSMDLDTDLDFEARACRSQDSTSPCPSSVGTKSPTVGTPTPGVKMTSFAEQKLKKLNPNVEARGSSQVTTPDSSDLNIPHSVSWAPSPEVSPARQPPKDPAQAMAAEMVQLRMRLEEKRRAIEAQKKKVEAAFTRHRQKMGRSAFLTVVKKRSDGSFPAQEDTSSTPVDITQPLKSPVKTPGEESASEADLLEYTRSIEKLNASLSFLQTEMQRLAQQQEVIMQMREQQAWVVSPPQPSPKKQMHDLRGSGARSSGSPSPADSPRATHRSPTNLKRKSASFHSKTPRTPRPSELKITPFNRVLTVPQSVDSIPRLRRFSPSQSVSSSFAYLGENKISALGIEATDIMQATECSSGDLLSPTKDTQKEDTETFAEDDLTAMGSEEVKDEQNTMRENGEKDEEQRAETEIKPPLESSVAEVLSQAVKETVIVTPTEKPIDLISQSNKNLIEVPLSVLKPLDGQELEESREGPTAGENMDDDQKMCCGFFFKDDMKGEDSMAMKRAALLEKRLRRERESQQKKQQLEAELEQKKEEARLKAEEDRLKKEEEKARREFIKQEYLRRKQLKLMEDMDMLVKARPAGAKQRKPRPKSIHRDVMDSPKTPMRATAVSSLSLASLNLGDNDSVSSEKRAPSRPDSADALLSPSRSASHNGEKDWENGSTTSSVTSNTEYTGPKLYKEPSAKSNKHIIQNALAHCCLAGKVNEGQKNKILEEMEKSEANNFLILFRDAGCQFRSLYTYCPDTEDISKLTGIGPKSISRKMIDGLYKYNSDRKQFSQIPAKTMSASVDAITIHSHLWQTKKPGTPKKVAPCKS
- the camsap2a gene encoding calmodulin-regulated spectrin-associated protein 2a isoform X6, with protein sequence MGDLTEAKDCKKTFIVPAIKSFDHYDFNKAKIRASLTWLVAKAFGTESVPDDLKDPFYTDQYDQEHLKPPVAALLLSAELYCRAGSLILKSDAAKPLLGHDAVIQALAQKGLYVTDQERLVTERDLCKRPIQMSAHLAMIDTLMMAYTVETVSVEKVVVCMQQYSTDYAEGDVPYDTEDAVTSWMNKVNEYLKEIIMQEQRRTEAQNAEPVENPKSPTKWYMKLVPARYRKEQVLPKTVPWIPPVDNLLKDSTDGCGLAALLHFYCPDIVKLEDICLKENMSLADSLYNLQLIQDFCREHLNRCCHFSLEDMLYASSSIKNNYLVFMAELFWWFEVVKPCFVQPQVLAPEAPAPSLKNVPSVPISKVTKRSFMERPPSPDRPSLPLRPQPRTSNSGEIKRSTSMSFVDSFMGTWPKEKRSAAQGVSFDIPFDKEDTSHTPAPVTRGMTRSVSTEGFGFKLAKGMKRNLSFQPVDCQNIGIEEEGCPDSLAGAQHGHVNGTTPPSIEEALEIIHNSEKQQKKSETEAESGGFFLHLQSKGELTSKTQEEGKDLDSVSETKECLSTSTTEVDTGIHVRTEDIQETLDEDSSLRDCTMSMDLDTDLDFEARACRSQDSTSPCPSSVGTKSPTVGTPTPGVKMTSFAEQKLKKLNPNVEARGSSQVTTPDSSDLNIPHSVSWAPSPEVSPARQPPKDPAQAMAAEMVQLRMRLEEKRRAIEAQKKKVEAAFTRHRQKMGRSAFLTVVKKRSDGSFPAQEDTSSTPVDITQPLKSPVKTPGEESASEADLLEYTRSIEKLNASLSFLQTEMQRLAQQQEVIMQMREQQAWVVSPPQPSPKKQMHDLRGSGARSSGSPSPADSPRATHRSPTNLKRKSASFHSKTPRTPRPSELKITPFNRVLTVPQSVDSIPRLRRFSPSQSVSSSFAYLGENKISALGIEATDIMQATECSSGDLLSPTKDTQKEDTETFAEDDLTAMGSEEVKDEQNTMRENGEKDEEQRAETEIKPPLESSVAEVLSQAVKETVIVTPTEKPIDLISQSNKNLIEVPLSVLKPLDGQELEESREGPTAGENMDDDQKMCCGFFFKDDMKGEDSMAMKRAALLEKRLRRERESQQKKQQLEAELEQKKEEARLKAEEDRLKKEEEKARREFIKQEYLRRKQLKLMEDMDMLVKARPAGAKQRKPRPKSIHRDVMDSPKTPMRATAGSRPRVFSVSSLSLASLNLGDNDSVSSEKRAPRSHSLASGSLYYFLNSPRVRRRRSVG
- the camsap2a gene encoding calmodulin-regulated spectrin-associated protein 2a isoform X7; amino-acid sequence: MGDLTEAKDCKKTFIVPAIKSFDHYDFNKAKIRASLTWLVAKAFGTESVPDDLKDPFYTDQYDQEHLKPPVAALLLSAELYCRAGSLILKSDAAKPLLGHDAVIQALAQKGLYVTDQERLVTERDLCKRPIQMSAHLAMIDTLMMAYTVETVSVEKVVVCMQQYSTDYAEGDVPYDTEDAVTSWMNKVNEYLKEIIMQEQRRTEAQNAEPVENPKSPTKWYMKLVPARYRKEQVLPKTVPWIPPVDNLLKDSTDGCGLAALLHFYCPDIVKLEDICLKENMSLADSLYNLQLIQDFCREHLNRCCHFSLEDMLYASSSIKNNYLVFMAELFWWFEVVKPCFVQPQVLAPEAPAPSLKNVPSVPISKVTKRSFMERPPSPDRPSLPLRPQPRTSNSGEIKRSTSMSFVDSFMGTWPKEKRSAAQGVSFDIPFDKEDTSHTPAPVTRGMTRSVSTEGFGFKLAKGMKRNLSFQPVDCQNIGIEEEGCPDSLAGAQHGHVNGTTPPSIEEALEIIHNSEKQQKKSETEAESGGFFLHLQSKGELTSKTQEEGKDLDSVSETKECLSTSTTEVDTGIHVRTEDIQETLDEDSSLRDCTMSMDLDTDLDFEARACRSQDSTSPCPSSVGTKSPTVGTPTPGVKMTSFAEQKLKKLNPNVEARGSSQVTTPDSSDLNIPHSVSWAPSPEVSPARQPPKDPAQAMAAEMVQLRMRLEEKRRAIEAQKKKVEAAFTRHRQKMGRSAFLTVVKKRSDGSFPAQEDTSSTPVDITQPLKSPVKTPGEESASEADLLEYTRSIEKLNASLSFLQTEMQRLAQQQEVIMQMREQQAWVVSPPQPSPKKQMHDLRGSGARSSGSPSPADSPRATHRSPTNLKRKSASFHSKTPRTPRPSELKITPFNRVLTVPQSVDSIPRLRRFSPSQSVSSSFAYLGENKISALGIEATDIMQATECSSGDLLSPTKDTQKEDTETFAEDDLTAMGSEEVKDEQNTMRENGEKDEEQRAETEIKPPLESSVAEVLSQAVKETVIVTPTEKPIDLISQSNKNLIEVPLSVLKPLDGQELEESREGPTAGENMDDDQKMCCGFFFKDDMKGEDSMAMKRAALLEKRLRRERESQQKKQQLEAELEQKKEEARLKAEEDRLKKEEEKARREFIKQEYLRRKQLKLMEDMDMLVKARPAGAKQRKPRPKSIHRDVMDSPKTPMRATAVSSLSLASLNLGDNDSVSSEKRAPRSHSLASGSLYYFLNSPRVRRRRSVG
- the camsap2a gene encoding calmodulin-regulated spectrin-associated protein 2a isoform X1 codes for the protein MGDLTEAKDCKKTFIVPAIKSFDHYDFNKAKIRASLTWLVAKAFGTESVPDDLKDPFYTDQYDQEHLKPPVAALLLSAELYCRAGSLILKSDAAKPLLGHDAVIQALAQKGLYVTDQERLVTERDLCKRPIQMSAHLAMIDTLMMAYTVETVSVEKVVVCMQQYSTDYAEGDVPYDTEDAVTSWMNKVNEYLKEIIMQEQRRTEAQNAEPVENPKSPTKWYMKLVPARYRKEQVLPKTVPWIPPVDNLLKDSTDGCGLAALLHFYCPDIVKLEDICLKENMSLADSLYNLQLIQDFCREHLNRCCHFSLEDMLYASSSIKNNYLVFMAELFWWFEVVKPCFVQPQVLAPEAPAPSLKNVPSVPISKVTKRSFMERPPSPDRPSLPLRPQPRTSNSGEIKRSTSMSFVDSFMGTWPKEKRSAAQGVSFDIPFDKEDTSHTPAPVTRGMTRSVSTEGFGFKLAKGMKRNLSFQPVDCQNIGIEEEGCPDSLAGAQHGHVNGTTPPSIEEALEIIHNSEKQQKKSETEAESGGFFLHLQSKGELTSKTQEEGKDLDSVSETKECLSTSTTEVDTGIHVRTEDIQETLDEDSSLRDCTMSMDLDTDLDFEARACRSQDSTSPCPSSVGTKSPTVGTPTPGVKMTSFAEQKLKKLNPNVEARGSSQVTTPDSSDLNIPHSVSWAPSPEVSPARQPPKDPAQAMAAEMVQLRMRLEEKRRAIEAQKKKVEAAFTRHRQKMGRSAFLTVVKKRSDGSFPAQEDTSSTPVDITQPLKSPVKTPGEESASEADLLEYTRSIEKLNASLSFLQTEMQRLAQQQEVIMQMREQQAWVVSPPQPSPKKQMHDLRGSGARSSGSPSPADSPRATHRSPTNLKRKSASFHSKTPRTPRPSELKITPFNRVLTVPQSVDSIPRLRRFSPSQSVSSSFAYLGENKISALGIEATDIMQATECSSGDLLSPTKDTQKEDTETFAEDDLTAMGSEEVKDEQNTMRENGEKDEEQRAETEIKPPLESSVAEVLSQAVKETVIVTPTEKPIDLISQSNKNLIEVPLSVLKPLDGQELEESREGPTAGENMDDDQKMCCGFFFKDDMKGEDSMAMKRAALLEKRLRRERESQQKKQQLEAELEQKKEEARLKAEEDRLKKEEEKARREFIKQEYLRRKQLKLMEDMDMLVKARPAGAKQRKPRPKSIHRDVMDSPKTPMRATAGSRPRVFSVSSLSLASLNLGDNDSVSSEKRAPSRPDSADALLSPSRSASHNGEKDWENGSTTSSVTSNTEYTGPKLYKEPSAKSNKHIIQNALAHCCLAGKVNEGQKNKILEEMEKSEANNFLILFRDAGCQFRSLYTYCPDTEDISKLTGIGPKSISRKMIDGLYKYNSDRKQFSQIPAKTMSASVDAITIHSHLWQTKKPGTPKKVAPCKS
- the camsap2a gene encoding calmodulin-regulated spectrin-associated protein 2a isoform X4; this encodes MGDLTEAKDCKKTFIVPAIKSFDHYDFNKAKIRASLTWLVAKAFGTESVPDDLKDPFYTDQYDQEHLKPPVAALLLSAELYCRAGSLILKSDAAKPLLGHDAVIQALAQKGLYVTDQERLVTERDLCKRPIQMSAHLAMIDTLMMAYTVETVSVEKVVVCMQQYSTDYAEGDVPYDTEDAVTSWMNKVNEYLKEIIMQEQRRTEAQNAEPVENPKSPTKWYMKLVPARYRKEQVLPKTVPWIPPVDNLLKDSTDGCGLAALLHFYCPDIVKLEDICLKENMSLADSLYNLQLIQDFCREHLNRCCHFSLEDMLYASSSIKNNYLVFMAELFWWFEVVKPCFVQPQVLAPEAPAPSLKNVPSVPISKVTKRSFMERPPSPDRPSLPLRPQPRTSNSGEIKRSTSMSFVDSFMGTWPKEKRSAAQGVSFDIPFDKEDTSHTPAPVTRGMTRSVSTEGFGFKLAKGMKRNLSFQPVDCQNIGIEEEGCPDSLAGAQHGHVNGTTPPSIEEALEIIHNSEKQQKKSETEAESGGFFLHLQSKGELTSKTQEEGKDLDSVSETKECLSTSTTEVDTGIHVRTEDIQETLDEDSSLRDCTMSMDLDTDLDFEARACRSQDSTSPCPSSVGTKSPTVGTPTPGVKMTSFAEQKLKKLNPNVEARGSSQVTTPDSSDLNIPHSVSWAPSPEVSPARQPPKDPAQAMAAEMVQLRMRLEEKRRAIEAQKKKVEAAFTRHRQKMGRSAFLTVVKKRSDGSFPAQEDTSSTPVDITQPLKSPVKTPGEESASEADLLEYTRSIEKLNASLSFLQTEMQRLAQQQEVIMQMREQQAWVVSPPQPSPKKQMHDLRGSGARSSGSPSPADSPRATHRSPTNLKRKSASFHSKTPRTPRPSELKITPFNRVLTVPQSVDSIPRLRRFSPSQSVSSSFAYLGENKISALGIEATDIMQATECSSGDLLSPTKDTQKEDTETFAEDDLTAMGSEEVKDEQNTMRENGEKDEEQRAETEIKPPLESSVAEVLSQAVKETVIVTPTEKPIDLISQSNKNLIEVPLSVLKPLDGQELEESREGPTAGENMDDDQKMCCGFFFKDDMKGEDSMAMKRAALLEKRLRRERESQQKKQQLEAELEQKKEEARLKAEEDRLKKEEEKARREFIKQEYLRRKQLKLMEDMDMLVKARPAGAKQRKPRPKSIHRDVMDSPKTPMRATAVSSLSLASLNLGDNDSVSSEKRAPRPDSADALLSPSRSASHNGEKDWENGSTTSSVTSNTEYTGPKLYKEPSAKSNKHIIQNALAHCCLAGKVNEGQKNKILEEMEKSEANNFLILFRDAGCQFRSLYTYCPDTEDISKLTGIGPKSISRKMIDGLYKYNSDRKQFSQIPAKTMSASVDAITIHSHLWQTKKPGTPKKVAPCKS